A single genomic interval of Mucilaginibacter robiniae harbors:
- the pbpC gene encoding penicillin-binding protein 1C, producing MQILKKLWYNRTFRLGGMVLLAFFIIFWFCLPAKLFHNPTSYVLNDSDGNLLGASIAKDGQWRFPYDSIVPAKFKQCIIAFEDKRFEHHIGIDFLAFGRAIRQNLNSRHVTSGGSTITMQVIRLATHHPRNFWYKLVEMVMALRLEITYGKDEIMALYASNAPFGSNVVGLDAASWRYFGRSPDKLSWGEMAALAVLPNTPSLVHPGKNRNILLLKRNRLLDKLYKNSIIDSNTAMLSKLEPMPDRPVPLPEYAPHLLGHIISNSVENVSADTRINSTIKIALQKQVTQILERHHTVLKANHINNIAAIVLDVETGNALAYAGNIYHPEDPQLESSVDVISAPRSPGSTLKPLLYASMLHDGLILPHSLVPDIPTQIAGYQPENFDLGYDGAVPASKALARSLNVPAVKMLQKYKYERFYDFLKKAGVTTLKQPSDFYGLSLILGGGENTLWELTGTYADMARVLSHYNKYNGKYDPDDYHSPVYSPVKHPKPQLEKTGLLDAGSIFYTLEAMEEVMRPGEEMLWQQFESTQRIAWKTGTSFGFRDGWAIGITPKYVVGIWVGNTTGEGRPGLTGINTAAPVLFEIFRLLPVSRDWFEKPVSEMVKIKVCHQSGYRAGLYCNDTDDMWVPVAGLKSSVCPYHQLVHLDRSRKWQVNSNCVPPDEIVNQSWFVLPPAIEYYYKSRNYQYQSLPPFRKGCGDDTGSPMELIYPKSGAKIYVPLEVDGTRGRIICNAAHVQYGVKIFWHLDNQYIGETAKFHQIAINPLPGTHVLTLVDEAGSTLKIMFTVLDKEK from the coding sequence ATGCAGATATTGAAAAAATTATGGTATAACAGAACCTTCCGGTTAGGTGGCATGGTTCTGTTAGCATTTTTTATAATTTTTTGGTTCTGCCTGCCTGCAAAGCTATTCCATAATCCAACATCATACGTATTGAATGATAGTGATGGTAATTTGCTTGGCGCTTCTATAGCTAAAGATGGGCAATGGCGTTTTCCTTATGATTCCATTGTTCCTGCTAAATTTAAGCAATGTATCATCGCTTTTGAAGATAAGCGGTTTGAGCATCATATAGGAATAGACTTTTTGGCATTTGGCCGTGCTATCAGGCAAAATCTTAATTCACGGCACGTAACCAGCGGTGGAAGTACGATTACCATGCAGGTAATCCGGTTGGCTACCCATCACCCCCGTAATTTCTGGTATAAGTTGGTAGAAATGGTGATGGCCTTACGTCTTGAAATTACTTATGGTAAAGATGAAATTATGGCGTTGTACGCCAGTAATGCCCCTTTTGGCAGTAATGTGGTTGGCCTCGATGCCGCTTCATGGCGTTATTTCGGACGCAGTCCGGATAAGCTTTCCTGGGGAGAGATGGCTGCACTTGCAGTACTCCCCAATACACCTTCACTGGTACATCCAGGCAAAAACAGAAATATACTTTTACTTAAGCGTAACCGCCTGCTGGATAAGCTTTATAAGAATAGCATTATAGATAGTAATACAGCTATGTTATCCAAGCTTGAACCCATGCCGGATAGGCCGGTTCCTTTGCCTGAGTATGCTCCGCATCTGTTGGGTCATATTATTTCAAATTCTGTTGAAAATGTATCGGCAGATACCCGTATTAACAGTACGATTAAGATAGCTTTGCAGAAACAGGTTACACAGATTTTAGAACGGCACCACACCGTACTTAAGGCCAATCATATTAACAATATAGCCGCTATTGTTTTAGATGTAGAAACCGGTAATGCGCTTGCTTATGCGGGTAATATATACCATCCCGAAGATCCGCAACTTGAAAGTAGTGTAGATGTGATTAGTGCGCCACGTAGCCCAGGTAGTACGCTCAAACCTTTACTTTACGCATCCATGCTGCATGATGGTTTGATTCTTCCGCATAGTTTGGTGCCCGATATACCAACCCAAATAGCCGGTTATCAGCCTGAGAATTTTGACCTGGGTTATGATGGAGCTGTACCTGCATCAAAGGCGCTGGCACGTTCACTGAATGTTCCGGCTGTAAAAATGTTACAGAAATATAAATATGAACGATTCTATGATTTTTTAAAAAAAGCTGGTGTTACTACCCTAAAGCAGCCATCAGATTTTTATGGACTATCCCTGATTTTAGGAGGTGGCGAGAATACATTATGGGAACTGACCGGTACATATGCAGACATGGCCAGGGTGCTTAGCCATTATAACAAGTATAATGGAAAATATGATCCTGATGATTATCATTCACCAGTTTATAGTCCTGTTAAGCATCCTAAACCACAATTGGAAAAGACAGGTTTACTTGATGCCGGGTCTATCTTTTACACGTTGGAGGCCATGGAGGAGGTGATGAGACCTGGAGAGGAGATGCTCTGGCAACAATTTGAATCTACGCAACGCATAGCATGGAAAACCGGCACCAGTTTTGGGTTTCGTGATGGTTGGGCAATAGGTATTACACCCAAATATGTGGTTGGCATATGGGTAGGCAATACCACAGGTGAAGGCCGGCCGGGTTTAACAGGGATTAATACAGCAGCACCTGTACTATTTGAAATATTCAGGCTGCTGCCTGTTTCAAGAGACTGGTTTGAAAAACCTGTAAGCGAAATGGTAAAAATTAAGGTTTGCCATCAAAGCGGTTATCGGGCAGGCTTGTATTGTAACGATACTGATGATATGTGGGTGCCTGTAGCTGGATTAAAATCTTCGGTTTGTCCGTACCATCAGCTAGTTCATCTGGACAGGAGCAGGAAATGGCAAGTAAATAGTAACTGTGTGCCTCCTGATGAAATAGTTAACCAAAGCTGGTTTGTGCTTCCTCCCGCTATAGAGTATTATTACAAGAGCCGTAATTATCAATATCAAAGTTTACCTCCTTTTAGAAAAGGATGCGGGGATGATACAGGTAGCCCAATGGAACTTATTTACCCAAAAAGTGGAGCTAAAATTTATGTTCCGCTTGAGGTTGATGGGACACGCGGGCGCATTATTTGTAATGCAGCACACGTACAATATGGGGTTAAGATTTTTTGGCATCTTGATAATCAATATATAGGGGAGACGGCTAAATTTCATCAAATAGCTATTAATCCATTGCCTGGAACTCATGTTTTAACATTAGTAGATGAGGCGGGAAGTACTTTGAAGATCATGTTCACTGTGCTGGATAAAGAAAAGTGA
- the prs gene encoding ribose-phosphate diphosphokinase, whose protein sequence is MKTLNLSTGFKPIIVEKGELESHSFIFSGGEVHIKLKEVAEDVLITTRLNNSDDVMKLLLAVDALRRSGTKHINAFIPYLPYARQDRVMVAGEPLSIKVMCNLLNSCAFEKVYIYDVHSEVSLALLDNVQLITNTTLVDKVLQSHHDALLVSPDAGALKKIYKVSQAVGYTNDIVLCNKVRDVSNGKIKQITVDQHDLGGKDCFVIDDICDGGATFIGVAKELKQRNAGKVSLIVSHGIFSHGEIELAEWLDHIYTTDSIRNEASPLITRIPLAELVQL, encoded by the coding sequence ATGAAAACATTAAATCTATCTACCGGATTCAAGCCAATTATTGTTGAAAAAGGCGAATTGGAAAGCCATAGTTTTATATTCAGTGGCGGCGAGGTTCATATTAAATTAAAAGAAGTTGCCGAAGATGTGTTGATCACTACCCGTCTCAACAATTCGGATGATGTAATGAAACTGCTGCTAGCCGTTGATGCCTTGCGCAGGAGTGGCACCAAGCATATTAATGCTTTTATACCCTACTTGCCTTATGCCCGGCAGGATAGGGTGATGGTAGCTGGCGAGCCGCTATCTATCAAAGTTATGTGCAATTTGCTTAACAGCTGTGCTTTTGAAAAAGTATATATATATGATGTACACTCAGAGGTATCACTTGCACTGTTGGATAATGTGCAACTGATTACTAATACTACCTTAGTTGATAAAGTTCTGCAAAGCCATCATGACGCCCTGCTGGTATCACCGGATGCAGGCGCGTTAAAGAAAATCTATAAAGTGTCTCAGGCTGTTGGCTATACCAATGATATTGTGCTGTGCAACAAAGTGCGTGATGTAAGCAATGGTAAAATCAAACAGATCACCGTTGATCAACACGATTTAGGTGGTAAAGATTGTTTTGTGATTGATGACATCTGTGATGGCGGCGCAACATTTATTGGCGTTGCCAAAGAGTTGAAGCAGCGCAATGCCGGCAAGGTAAGCCTGATTGTTTCCCACGGCATCTTTTCGCACGGCGAAATTGAACTGGCCGAGTGGCTGGATCATATTTACACGACTGATTCTATTCGTAATGAGGCCTCTCCACTTATCACCCGCATACCTTTAGCCGAATTAGTACAACTTTAA
- a CDS encoding alpha-2-macroglobulin — MSRISANFSRSKIIIILATVSALFLIVFLVFKHKKKESQYEFNKYIQSYTAGVISRTSTIRIKLSDEVQITHGQNEELKNDVFDFSPSVKGKAYWVDAQTVEFRPEKELEPNKKYDVDFDLGSVVKVNDELNHFTFDFQTIKPDFTIDYNGLQTATSTSLDKMKFSGVIQTADVEDEAKVEKMITTSYPSAVNVTWHHDRLSKTHQFVINNLLRSTGKASELIVKYEGSSANMDENGTETVNVPAIGDFKLLNVRAVQDQDQYVLYQFSNPIKVGQELRGLIGVNGISDLAYTIEGSMVKVYGPERLQGNYTAFTDEGIEDIVNKKISRTYSSNVFFENRLPSVTIPGKGVILPDSGRLMMPFEAVNLNAVDVTIIKIYENNVPQYFQNNDFNGQEQLRQVAKPVVKTTIRLDRDKGLNLNKKNRFMLDIDHLMRTEPGAIYRVVIGFRRSYSLYNCSTKATAENSNKDTEASDYDDEGYRNSSNTIDEDDEFWQRYDSYYPEGYNWDEKDDVCSDSYYTKDRWATRNIIASNIGLITKRGNDNSMMIAVTNIIDAQPMSGVDLQLLDYQKQVLWKGTSDGDGFAKLTLKRKPYLLIASKGDERGYLKLDDGSALPLSRFDVGGEQVQNGLKGFIYGERGVWRPGDSIFVSFILEDKLKTLPPDHPVEFEFYNPQGQLYKKMIRTSSVDGFYSFHTSTTTSSPTGTWNAKIKVGGAVFEKSIKVETIMPNRLKLSLSFNNQTELTKGSTNGTLSAKWLFGGIAQNLKAKVDAFLSPQTTSFKGFDGYVFDDPTLSFATQTQNIFDGKLDENGTSLIHADINLEKQVPGQLKANFLVKVFEPGGNFSINQVTLPYNVYSGYVGIKTPEGSQLSGMLTTGTNHVIDIADVNTKGALVSGNRNVNLELYKIQWRWWWDKTGDELSNFTQNQYNKLIKTQTVTTVNGRGKWILNIPQADWGRYLIKVTDPQTGHSAGKIIYIDWPNWAERLQQDNPTEAAMLSFTSDKKSYKVGEEGTLTIPTSNNGRALISFESGSKIIKSVWIDTRKGQSQYHFKVDEEMAPSVFVNVTLLQHHNQTVNDLPIRMYGAIPLTVDNPATVLKPVISMPDKIRPETSSSVTVSEASGKEMTYTIAIVDEGILDLTNFKTPDPHDAFYAREALGVKTWDLFDYVIGAYGGGLERILSIGGDQFVGNNKNATVNRFKPVVRFLGPFHLNKGEKQTKRFVLPQYIGSVRTMIVAGHNGSYGFAEKAVAVKKPLMILATLPRVLGPSEKFQLPVTVFALENNIKKVTVQVQSNVLNGTPGNNTQVVTFNKPGDQLATFDLNVKNFAGVGKVRIIAKSGNEIAVQDVELNVRNPNPPIARTIVKELRAGEAWNTGYTPVGMPGTNKATLEVAAIPPINLSKRLSYLLEYPYGCVEQVTSSGFPQLYLNQLVDLSAKQKAETERNIKATISRLSGFQVPGGGISYWPDGGEPNEWGTNYAGHFILLAQANGYSLPVSFLDNWKKFQRQKALNWAPDPHSFYGADLIQSYRLYLLALAGVPELGAMNRLKEFKYISVAAKWRLAAAYQLAGQPEIASQMVNRLPTTIKPYEQLDYTYGSDERDEAMILETLNLLGRRQQASVVMRSVAAHLSEDRWYSTQTTAYSLLAIAEYCGKNNSPYKLQFSYQAAKVKGNLNSSSYIWQAPVSSDGGKVVIRNNGKNTLYVRLVQQGIPAPGQEPEKGNNPDVLQMQVNYISMKGQPIDVSALKQGTDFVAQVTIKNPVGNENYRNLALSQISPSGWEILNTRMLNNDEVFKSSPSDYRDIRDDRVYTYFSLEEDKAVTYYVILTAAYAGKYYLPGTYCEAMYKSSINALQKGRWVEVIK; from the coding sequence ATGTCACGTATCTCTGCTAATTTTAGCCGAAGCAAGATAATTATTATCCTAGCTACTGTCAGTGCTCTATTTCTGATAGTTTTTTTGGTTTTTAAACATAAAAAAAAAGAGTCGCAGTATGAGTTTAATAAATATATTCAATCCTATACTGCGGGCGTTATTTCCAGAACGAGTACCATTCGAATAAAGCTTTCTGACGAGGTGCAGATTACGCACGGACAAAATGAAGAGTTAAAAAATGATGTTTTCGATTTTTCACCTTCTGTTAAAGGGAAAGCTTATTGGGTAGATGCACAGACAGTAGAGTTCAGACCTGAAAAGGAGCTTGAGCCTAACAAGAAATATGATGTTGATTTTGATTTGGGTTCTGTTGTTAAAGTGAATGATGAACTGAATCATTTCACTTTCGACTTCCAAACCATCAAACCCGATTTCACCATTGACTATAATGGACTTCAGACTGCAACCAGTACTTCTTTAGATAAAATGAAGTTTAGCGGTGTTATTCAAACTGCTGACGTTGAAGATGAAGCAAAGGTTGAAAAAATGATCACAACCTCGTACCCTTCGGCAGTAAATGTAACTTGGCATCATGATAGGCTTAGTAAAACTCACCAATTCGTGATCAACAATCTCCTGAGGTCAACCGGTAAGGCTTCAGAGTTAATTGTTAAGTATGAGGGTAGTTCTGCAAATATGGATGAGAATGGTACCGAAACAGTGAATGTACCGGCTATTGGCGATTTTAAGTTGCTTAATGTTCGGGCGGTGCAAGATCAAGATCAGTATGTGCTTTATCAATTTTCTAACCCGATAAAAGTAGGTCAGGAATTAAGAGGCTTGATTGGTGTAAATGGCATCAGTGATCTGGCCTATACCATCGAAGGAAGTATGGTTAAGGTATATGGGCCGGAACGTTTACAAGGTAATTATACAGCTTTTACTGATGAGGGCATCGAAGATATTGTTAATAAGAAAATTAGCCGGACCTACAGCTCAAATGTATTTTTTGAAAACAGGCTTCCCTCAGTTACCATTCCTGGTAAGGGCGTGATTTTACCTGATTCAGGTCGTTTAATGATGCCTTTCGAGGCGGTTAACCTTAACGCAGTCGATGTTACTATTATCAAGATTTATGAAAATAATGTTCCGCAGTATTTTCAGAATAATGATTTTAACGGGCAGGAGCAATTAAGGCAAGTCGCTAAACCTGTAGTGAAAACTACCATTCGCCTTGATCGGGATAAGGGGCTTAACCTTAATAAAAAGAACCGCTTTATGCTGGATATTGACCATCTGATGCGAACAGAGCCGGGAGCCATCTACCGAGTAGTTATAGGTTTCAGACGGTCATATTCTTTGTATAACTGCAGCACAAAAGCAACAGCTGAGAACAGTAATAAAGACACTGAAGCTAGTGACTATGACGATGAAGGATATAGAAATAGCTCTAACACCATAGATGAGGATGATGAGTTCTGGCAGCGTTATGATAGCTATTATCCCGAAGGTTATAATTGGGATGAAAAAGATGATGTATGTTCAGATTCGTATTACACCAAAGACCGTTGGGCTACCCGAAACATTATCGCTTCGAACATAGGGTTAATAACCAAACGTGGCAATGATAATAGCATGATGATCGCTGTTACCAACATCATTGACGCACAGCCCATGTCGGGCGTTGATTTACAATTGCTGGACTATCAAAAGCAAGTATTATGGAAAGGTACTTCAGATGGAGATGGATTTGCCAAATTAACACTTAAAAGAAAACCATATTTGCTTATAGCCAGCAAGGGTGATGAACGGGGATATTTAAAGTTGGATGATGGCAGCGCGTTACCCTTGTCTAGATTTGATGTGGGAGGTGAACAGGTACAGAATGGTTTAAAAGGATTTATTTATGGTGAACGCGGGGTATGGCGACCCGGAGATTCAATTTTTGTATCGTTTATTTTAGAAGATAAACTTAAAACGCTCCCGCCAGATCATCCGGTTGAGTTTGAGTTTTATAACCCACAAGGGCAATTGTATAAGAAAATGATTCGTACCTCGTCTGTTGATGGGTTTTACAGTTTTCATACTTCCACTACAACAAGTTCACCTACAGGAACATGGAATGCAAAAATTAAAGTAGGTGGAGCAGTATTCGAGAAAAGCATTAAGGTAGAAACCATAATGCCTAATCGGCTGAAACTTAGTTTATCTTTTAACAACCAAACCGAACTAACAAAAGGTAGTACCAATGGTACTTTATCTGCTAAATGGTTGTTTGGAGGCATTGCGCAAAATCTGAAAGCTAAGGTTGATGCATTCCTTTCTCCACAAACTACCAGTTTTAAAGGGTTTGATGGTTACGTATTTGATGACCCGACACTTTCTTTCGCTACACAAACACAAAATATATTTGATGGCAAGTTAGATGAAAACGGTACCTCACTTATACATGCTGATATTAATTTGGAAAAGCAGGTGCCAGGCCAATTAAAAGCTAATTTTCTGGTAAAGGTTTTTGAACCAGGTGGAAACTTTAGCATTAATCAGGTTACTTTACCTTACAACGTTTATTCCGGATATGTAGGCATTAAAACACCTGAAGGCAGCCAGTTAAGCGGCATGTTAACTACGGGTACTAACCATGTAATAGACATTGCCGATGTAAACACCAAAGGTGCTTTAGTTAGCGGTAACCGAAACGTTAATCTTGAGCTTTATAAAATTCAATGGCGCTGGTGGTGGGATAAAACAGGTGATGAGCTTAGTAATTTTACTCAAAACCAATACAACAAGCTTATAAAAACCCAAACTGTAACTACCGTAAATGGCCGGGGTAAATGGATATTAAATATACCCCAGGCAGATTGGGGCAGATACCTGATTAAAGTAACCGATCCTCAAACAGGGCATTCTGCTGGTAAAATCATTTATATAGATTGGCCTAACTGGGCAGAACGGTTGCAGCAGGATAATCCTACTGAAGCAGCTATGCTTTCGTTTACCTCTGATAAAAAAAGTTATAAAGTTGGCGAAGAAGGCACATTAACTATCCCGACAAGTAATAATGGGCGAGCGTTAATAAGTTTTGAAAGCGGCAGTAAGATTATCAAATCCGTTTGGATAGATACACGGAAAGGCCAATCCCAATATCATTTTAAAGTGGATGAGGAAATGGCTCCAAGTGTTTTTGTAAATGTTACGCTTCTGCAACATCATAACCAAACTGTTAATGATTTACCTATCCGTATGTACGGAGCTATACCGTTAACTGTAGATAATCCGGCTACGGTACTAAAACCAGTAATTAGTATGCCGGATAAAATCAGGCCCGAAACTTCATCATCAGTTACCGTGTCTGAAGCTAGTGGTAAGGAGATGACCTATACTATTGCAATTGTTGACGAAGGTATTCTGGATCTTACCAATTTTAAAACGCCCGATCCGCATGATGCTTTTTATGCGCGTGAAGCACTGGGGGTAAAAACTTGGGATTTGTTTGATTATGTAATTGGTGCGTATGGTGGTGGTTTAGAAAGAATTTTAAGCATTGGCGGCGACCAGTTTGTGGGTAATAATAAAAATGCTACAGTAAACCGGTTTAAACCAGTAGTAAGGTTTTTGGGCCCTTTTCATTTAAATAAAGGAGAAAAACAAACCAAACGCTTTGTGTTGCCACAGTATATCGGCTCGGTAAGAACGATGATAGTAGCCGGGCATAACGGAAGTTACGGCTTTGCAGAAAAAGCGGTGGCGGTAAAAAAGCCATTGATGATACTTGCAACGCTGCCAAGAGTATTGGGACCTTCAGAAAAATTCCAGTTGCCGGTAACGGTGTTCGCTCTTGAAAACAACATTAAAAAGGTAACTGTACAAGTACAATCTAATGTACTTAACGGTACACCGGGCAATAACACCCAAGTGGTAACCTTTAACAAACCAGGAGATCAATTAGCGACCTTTGACCTGAATGTTAAAAATTTTGCTGGTGTAGGTAAAGTTAGAATTATAGCTAAAAGCGGAAATGAAATAGCGGTACAGGATGTGGAATTGAATGTGAGAAATCCTAATCCGCCTATTGCACGCACTATAGTTAAAGAACTGAGAGCCGGTGAGGCCTGGAATACAGGCTATACTCCGGTGGGCATGCCGGGTACCAACAAAGCTACTTTGGAAGTAGCGGCTATTCCGCCTATTAATTTGAGCAAACGCCTGAGTTATCTTCTGGAATACCCGTACGGTTGTGTTGAGCAAGTTACTTCTTCGGGCTTCCCACAATTGTATTTAAACCAGCTTGTTGACTTATCAGCTAAGCAAAAAGCAGAAACTGAACGCAATATCAAAGCAACTATAAGCAGGTTGAGTGGTTTTCAGGTACCTGGTGGCGGCATTAGCTATTGGCCCGATGGCGGAGAGCCTAACGAATGGGGTACTAACTATGCCGGTCATTTTATTTTATTAGCACAGGCAAACGGTTATAGTTTGCCGGTAAGCTTTTTAGATAACTGGAAGAAATTTCAACGCCAGAAAGCATTGAACTGGGCGCCAGATCCACACAGCTTTTATGGTGCAGACCTGATACAGTCTTATCGTTTATACCTGCTTGCCCTGGCTGGCGTACCCGAACTTGGTGCCATGAATCGTTTAAAAGAGTTTAAGTATATCAGTGTAGCAGCTAAATGGCGTTTGGCTGCGGCTTACCAATTGGCAGGACAACCGGAAATTGCATCTCAAATGGTTAACCGTTTGCCAACTACCATTAAACCTTACGAACAACTTGACTATACCTATGGGTCTGATGAACGTGATGAGGCCATGATACTGGAAACGCTTAACCTGCTTGGTCGTCGTCAGCAAGCATCAGTAGTAATGAGATCTGTAGCCGCACATTTATCTGAAGACCGATGGTACAGTACGCAAACAACTGCTTATTCTTTGCTGGCTATTGCAGAATACTGCGGAAAAAATAATTCGCCATATAAATTGCAGTTTAGCTATCAGGCTGCAAAAGTAAAGGGTAACTTAAATTCTTCATCCTATATCTGGCAAGCGCCTGTTTCCTCAGATGGTGGTAAAGTTGTTATCAGGAACAATGGTAAGAATACTTTATATGTGCGGTTAGTACAGCAAGGCATTCCTGCACCAGGGCAGGAGCCGGAAAAGGGCAACAACCCGGATGTATTGCAAATGCAGGTAAATTACATTAGCATGAAAGGACAGCCTATTGATGTTTCTGCACTAAAACAAGGAACTGATTTTGTGGCCCAGGTAACTATTAAAAATCCTGTTGGTAATGAAAATTATCGTAACCTGGCGCTTTCCCAAATATCCCCTTCAGGCTGGGAGATATTAAATACACGAATGCTGAACAATGATGAAGTATTTAAATCATCCCCGTCAGATTACCGGGACATACGGGACGATAGAGTTTACACCTACTTTAGTTTGGAGGAAGACAAAGCCGTAACATATTACGTAATACTGACTGCGGCTTACGCGGGTAAATATTACCTGCCCGGGACGTATTGTGAAGCCATGTACAAATCATCCATAAATGCATTGCAAAAAGGCCGGTGGGTTGAAGTGATTAAGTAA
- a CDS encoding SDR family NAD(P)-dependent oxidoreductase, which yields MKLKDKVAVITGSSKGIGAGIAKEYAREGAKVVVNYSTSKDYADRVVEEITKNGGTAIAIQADISKITDIKKLFEETDKAYGRLDILVNNASVWRYEMLDAVSEEIFQLQITTGLMAHIFCAQRAVARFGDKGGSIINLSSTISLNPIPGTLIYCAVKAGVDSLAKTLSKELGPKNIRVNTIAPGMTESEGSTADGRPGSAMEKYFLDQTPLGRIGLPIDIAKVAVFLASDDASWVTGERITVAGGLL from the coding sequence ATGAAATTAAAAGACAAAGTGGCGGTCATTACCGGATCGTCTAAAGGGATTGGAGCGGGGATTGCAAAAGAATATGCCAGGGAAGGTGCTAAAGTGGTAGTTAATTATTCAACTAGCAAAGATTATGCGGATAGAGTAGTTGAAGAAATTACCAAGAATGGAGGCACTGCTATCGCTATACAAGCGGACATTTCAAAAATAACAGATATTAAAAAACTGTTTGAAGAAACAGATAAGGCTTATGGCAGGCTGGACATTTTAGTCAATAATGCAAGTGTATGGAGATATGAAATGTTGGATGCCGTTAGCGAAGAAATTTTCCAGTTACAAATTACAACGGGGCTTATGGCTCATATTTTCTGCGCACAACGGGCAGTAGCTCGATTTGGAGATAAAGGCGGAAGCATTATCAATTTAAGTTCTACGATTAGCTTGAATCCCATTCCGGGCACGTTGATTTATTGTGCTGTTAAAGCGGGAGTCGACAGTTTAGCAAAGACATTATCTAAAGAGTTAGGACCCAAAAATATAAGGGTTAATACAATAGCTCCTGGAATGACCGAATCTGAAGGCTCAACTGCTGATGGCCGGCCTGGAAGCGCCATGGAGAAATACTTTCTTGATCAGACACCTTTAGGCCGTATTGGTTTACCGATAGATATAGCAAAAGTGGCTGTTTTCCTTGCCTCTGATGACGCGTCGTGGGTAACGGGTGAAAGAATTACGGTAGCCGGCGGATTATTGTAA
- a CDS encoding NUDIX hydrolase: MSTQNISQHIKVTVDAIVFGYNQEQGISVLLIKRKIEPYTLQWALPGGFVHDEETLEEAAERELKEEAGISINYLEQLFTFGKPDRDPRARIISVAYFGLVKSTDFSLFAATDAAEAQWFNIYELPQLAFDHAEILHKAIERLRAKITYEPIGFELLNRKFLFSDLEQLYMKLLGREIDRRNFKRKVMSLGLVVELNEKAPALAAGRPGKLYSFDKEKYQQLKIKGFDLDKLI; encoded by the coding sequence ATGAGTACTCAGAATATTAGCCAGCATATTAAAGTAACCGTTGATGCCATTGTATTTGGATACAATCAGGAACAAGGCATTTCTGTATTGCTGATTAAGCGTAAAATAGAACCGTACACGCTCCAGTGGGCATTGCCCGGCGGCTTCGTTCATGATGAAGAAACTTTGGAGGAAGCAGCAGAACGTGAGTTAAAAGAAGAAGCGGGTATATCTATTAACTACCTGGAACAGCTTTTTACCTTCGGTAAGCCCGACCGCGATCCGCGTGCACGAATTATTTCTGTAGCTTACTTCGGGCTGGTAAAGTCGACGGATTTCAGCTTATTTGCGGCTACAGATGCGGCTGAAGCTCAGTGGTTCAATATTTATGAATTACCGCAATTGGCTTTTGATCATGCCGAAATTTTGCATAAAGCTATTGAGCGCCTGCGGGCGAAAATAACTTATGAGCCTATTGGGTTCGAACTACTCAACCGTAAATTTTTGTTTTCCGACTTGGAGCAATTATACATGAAGTTATTAGGACGCGAGATTGACCGGCGGAATTTTAAACGTAAAGTGATGTCACTGGGCTTGGTGGTTGAGCTCAATGAAAAAGCTCCGGCACTTGCCGCAGGCCGGCCTGGAAAGCTGTACTCGTTTGATAAAGAGAAATATCAGCAGCTTAAAATCAAAGGTTTTGATCTGGATAAGCTGATCTAA